A window of Gloeocapsopsis sp. IPPAS B-1203 contains these coding sequences:
- a CDS encoding acetate--CoA ligase family protein — MVQSASTDVVRVNARATDVFDVFNLKHYEGPNQYLETGAIVFDIALTEYEKPLSIEEYVAVIGDRYPQLRTEKYQSHAHLFARTVSEVGKLDMGLHLEHWSIQYHPEYARIAVQSLHGKTARAVVYFVWDWFEAITQNREIVYEEQIRILQNKFRQSVYGGPTVYALLRTADKKSIPTFYLWDEGLMQYGYGSKQVRGVATTFDCDSHLDSDFTTRKDDCKAFLGTLGFPVPGGDLVTSLKEATAAAADIGYPVAVKPVVGHKGIGVTADVQNSEELKSAYNRAVNAIPEDQPIRIIVEKSISGSDFRLLCVNGRFVAATERRPASVIGDGESTVAELIERENRKPARLDTPTSAMSKIQCDEAMELYLEEQGLSLDSILEQERTVSLRKVANLSAGGFSIDATRDVHHDNIILAQDIAQHFRLTCLGIDVITHSLSQSWKSGNFGIIEINAAPGIFMHLNPAVGESVDVPSHILETFFESGNHARIPIITFNRVSVGELQETIDHILLQHPNWTIGAVCQDGVFVNRSPKVLNKEYNNNIQNLLRNPRLDLLIAEYNEEVLEKEGIFYYGSNMVVLNDPTETEMILARDVFEDSTIVVKERDNISIRRRGLIEDYTLGAGEPFTRVYLKEIGTIL; from the coding sequence ATGGTACAAAGCGCAAGTACAGATGTCGTGAGAGTAAATGCTAGAGCAACTGATGTCTTTGATGTCTTCAATCTTAAACATTACGAAGGTCCCAATCAATATTTAGAAACCGGTGCGATTGTCTTTGATATTGCACTGACAGAGTACGAAAAGCCCTTATCGATCGAAGAATATGTTGCTGTAATTGGCGATCGCTACCCGCAACTGCGCACAGAAAAGTACCAATCTCATGCACATCTATTTGCTCGTACAGTTTCCGAAGTAGGAAAACTTGATATGGGTTTGCATTTGGAGCACTGGAGCATTCAGTACCATCCAGAGTATGCCAGAATCGCGGTACAATCATTGCATGGTAAAACAGCCCGCGCAGTTGTTTATTTTGTTTGGGACTGGTTTGAAGCAATTACCCAAAACCGCGAAATAGTATACGAAGAGCAAATTAGGATACTTCAAAACAAATTTCGCCAATCAGTGTACGGTGGTCCTACAGTTTATGCTTTACTACGTACGGCTGATAAAAAGAGCATTCCCACATTCTATCTTTGGGATGAAGGGTTAATGCAATATGGCTATGGTAGCAAACAAGTACGCGGTGTAGCGACAACCTTTGATTGTGATAGTCACCTCGATTCAGACTTTACAACACGTAAAGATGACTGTAAGGCTTTTTTAGGGACACTTGGTTTTCCTGTTCCAGGTGGCGATCTTGTGACTTCTCTCAAAGAAGCTACGGCAGCAGCAGCAGACATTGGTTATCCAGTTGCAGTGAAACCTGTAGTGGGACATAAAGGAATCGGTGTCACCGCAGATGTGCAAAATTCTGAGGAACTCAAATCTGCTTACAATAGAGCAGTCAATGCGATTCCAGAAGATCAACCAATTCGGATCATTGTAGAAAAAAGCATCTCAGGATCAGATTTTCGGTTACTGTGTGTCAACGGCAGGTTTGTTGCTGCAACTGAACGGCGTCCCGCATCCGTTATTGGTGATGGTGAATCTACAGTTGCTGAGTTAATTGAGCGCGAAAATCGTAAACCAGCACGTCTAGACACGCCAACCTCTGCAATGAGTAAAATTCAGTGCGATGAGGCTATGGAACTTTATCTAGAAGAACAAGGCTTATCGCTAGATAGCATACTAGAGCAAGAGCGTACTGTGTCTCTGCGTAAAGTTGCTAATCTTTCTGCTGGCGGATTCAGTATTGATGCAACCCGCGATGTTCATCACGACAACATCATTTTGGCGCAAGACATTGCTCAGCATTTTCGCTTAACTTGCCTTGGCATTGATGTCATCACCCATAGCCTTTCTCAATCCTGGAAATCAGGCAATTTTGGCATCATTGAAATTAATGCAGCGCCAGGTATTTTTATGCATCTTAATCCTGCTGTTGGCGAAAGCGTGGATGTGCCATCACACATTCTCGAAACCTTTTTTGAGTCTGGCAATCACGCTAGAATACCAATTATCACGTTCAATCGTGTTTCTGTAGGCGAATTGCAAGAAACAATCGATCACATTCTTTTGCAACATCCTAACTGGACAATTGGGGCGGTATGTCAAGATGGTGTTTTTGTTAATCGTTCGCCAAAAGTCTTGAACAAAGAATACAACAACAATATTCAAAACTTACTACGTAATCCTAGGCTCGATCTGCTAATTGCCGAGTATAACGAGGAAGTTTTGGAAAAAGAAGGAATATTCTACTACGGTAGCAATATGGTTGTGCTCAATGATCCAACAGAAACAGAAATGATATTGGCGCGAGACGTTTTTGAAGATTCAACCATA
- a CDS encoding cyanophycinase — protein MAQSQTKGQLVIIGGAEDKEGECTILREFVRRAGGTKARIVIMTAATELPREVGENYIRIFERLGAEDVRIVDTESRDDASSSTALEAIDKATGVFFTGGDQSRITDILKDTEIDTKIHKRFQAGLVVGGTSAGAAVMPDVMIVEGDSETNPRMEIVDLGPGMGFLPGVVIDQHFSQRGRLGRLIAALAQQPAVLGFGIDENTAMIVSNDQLEVVGEGSVTVVDDSNITHSNVDEILKDEALAVCGAKLHILPHGYKFDLKTRKPILDNISPATNQSQNNSSDANQTVGQSTEAQLLKQLAT, from the coding sequence ATGGCGCAGAGCCAAACTAAAGGTCAATTGGTTATTATCGGTGGAGCAGAAGATAAAGAAGGAGAATGCACTATCCTACGAGAATTTGTGCGTCGTGCAGGAGGAACCAAAGCACGGATTGTCATTATGACAGCAGCGACAGAATTACCAAGAGAAGTAGGAGAAAATTACATCAGAATCTTTGAACGCTTGGGTGCGGAGGATGTGCGTATAGTAGATACTGAATCACGCGATGATGCTAGTTCTTCAACAGCGTTAGAAGCTATTGATAAGGCAACTGGTGTATTTTTTACAGGAGGCGATCAATCCCGCATTACAGACATATTAAAAGATACAGAAATTGATACCAAAATTCACAAGCGTTTTCAAGCAGGACTTGTTGTTGGCGGAACCAGTGCTGGGGCGGCTGTCATGCCAGATGTCATGATTGTAGAAGGGGATTCAGAGACAAATCCTCGGATGGAAATTGTCGATCTTGGTCCTGGTATGGGTTTTCTGCCAGGAGTTGTCATCGACCAGCATTTTTCTCAACGGGGACGTTTGGGACGTTTAATTGCTGCTTTAGCACAGCAACCTGCTGTTTTGGGATTTGGTATTGATGAAAATACGGCTATGATTGTCAGTAATGACCAACTGGAAGTTGTGGGAGAAGGTTCCGTTACAGTTGTAGATGATTCAAATATTACTCACAGTAATGTAGATGAAATATTAAAAGACGAGGCTTTGGCAGTTTGTGGTGCTAAGTTACATATTTTGCCACATGGATACAAATTCGATCTCAAAACTAGAAAGCCCATTCTAGATAATATCTCCCCAGCTACTAATCAGTCACAAAATAATAGCTCAGATGCTAACCAAACAGTAGGACAATCTACTGAGGCACAATTACTAAAGCAATTAGCTACATAA